GTTAAGCATATGAAATACTCCCCGTAAAAGTAAAGCACGGTGTCCCTTTCGTTTTGCTGACAGGCTCCATCTGGGTAGGGCCATCTGTCACATTAGAAACAGTCCAGGTGGACTCTGCTTGGTTTCTGATCGGAATGAGAACGTGTTGTGTGTGCGAGCAGTGGGGCTTTAAGGTGCTTTTCCTGACTGAATTTGAGTCATGTGGAACTTCTCTAGCGTTctgatttcttcccttttctgtaTGTATCAGCCAATCAGTAGAGTTTTTCTCTTGGGAGCGTAATCTAATTAGTCAGTCACAGTGGTATTATTTTTGTCATCTAACCTTTATTGAAGGCCAGGAGGCCTGCATCAGACAAAAGCTCTTCATACCTGCTGAGGGTGTCGTGTGAAAGTCTGTGAAACTTTTCTTGCCCTCCTTCAGCCAGAAGACTTGTCCCTGTATTGACTTTTTGGCCCCCAGCGTCTTCCCTTGATTTGAGCCTTTTCCCGGGAGGGTCTGTTCTGTGATGTGTCTGCAGCAGGTTGCAGGTGCACCTCATGCTTCTTATTCGAGGTGCCAGGGCAGGAGGGGCGGGTAGACTGCTTGCTGCCCTTGCCCAGCGCAGGAGGGGCGCGTAGACCGCTTGCTGCCCTTACCCAGCGCAGGAGGGGCTCGTAGACTGCTTGCTGCCCTTGCCCAGCGCAGGAGGGGCTCATAGACCGCTTGCTGCCCTTGCCCAGCGCAGGAGGGGCTCGTAGACCGCTTGCTGCCCTTACCCAGCGCAGGAGGGGCTCGTAGACTGCTTGCTGCCCTTGCCCAGCGCAGGAGGGGCTCATAGACCGCTTGCTGCCCTTGCCCAGCGCAGGAGGGGCTCGTAGACCGCTTGCTGCCCTTGCCCAGCGCAGGAGGGGCTCGTAGACCGCTTGCTGCCCTTGCCCAGCGCAGGAGGGGCTCGTAGACTGCTTGCTGCCCTTGCCCAGCGCAGGAGGGGCTCGTAGACCGCTTGCTGCCCTTGCCCAGCGCAGGAGGGGCTCATAGACCGCTTGCTGCCCTTACCCAGCGCAGGAGGGGCTCGTAGACTGCTTGCTGCCCTTGCCCAGCGCAGGAGGGGCTCATAGACCGCTTGCTGCCCTTGCCCAGCGCAGGAGGGGCGCGTAGACCGCTTGCTGCCCTTGCCCAGCGCAGGAGGGGCTCATAGACCGCTTGCTGCCCTTACCCAGCGCAGGAGGGGCTCGTAGACCGCTTGCTGCCCTTGCCCAGCGCAGGAGGGGCTCGTAGACCGCTTGCTGCCTTTGCTCAGACTAGTCTCTCACCACGCCCAGCTGTCGCGTGCCCTCGCCTGTGGCCGCCATCCCTTCCCTGTTATCATCCCGGCCTGTCTGCTTGGTCCTCCCTCAGGAAGTCCACACCGATAAGGGGTCTCGCTGAGTGAGCGAGAGGGTGGTGTGGCGTGACTGGAACAAGTCAATGTGGAACCAAGTATGAAGGCAGATGGGTGGGCAGGCCCACAGAGACTGGCATTGTGCCCGTGGAGGGGGGTACCTGGACCTCCTCCCCTGGAAATGGGGTCTCTCCATCACCAGATACCACCGTGTAACTGTAGTAAGGACACATCTCaatatgtgttaatacacatGCCTAAGACAAGCAGATCAGCTGATACTTAACTCTGTCTACCAAACAAGAAAATCTTACAGGAGTTTGGCTATGAAACTCTGTTTCCTGTCCGTCTTCCCACTGAATTAGAATAACTCATATCCTATCATATGAATTAAACCATGCTTGCTGTTAGAGCTTAGTATAAATGATTTGAGTTTAAAATGGGGTGGGCTTGCTGTTGGAGGCACAATACCATCTGACAAGTCAGTCTCAGCTTCCCCTGATCCTTGGTCTCTGAATTGCCGAGGACCTCTTCTGACCACCACCACCCCGAACCCCGGCCTCGGCACTGCGAGTCAGACAGGTCCTGGGACACCCTAGCTGGTATGTGAATCTGTAGACCTGGAGCCAGCCTTGGCCCCCAGCCTGCAGGCCACCTGCTGTGCTAAACATCGCTTGACCTCAGCATGCATTTATCTCATCAGGAAATTGGTGTGGTGAACCCAGAGAAGCCCCACGCCCTGTAGCTGGCGGTATCTGCTTCCATTCACATCGGGGAAGATACTCTCCACAGCCCTTGGCGTCGTCCCTTGCTCCTGGAACACGCTTGCTTTCAGGACATGACGGGGCAACAGGAAGCGCAGGACCAAGACCCTCCCTTGGTGTGAGCTCGGTGGAGCGGGGGCCAGGCCATGCTTCCTGCACTGCCCAGCTGCTCTGGCCTTGCTGTCACGGCCCATCTCACAGTCTGGCCACTCCTCACTGCCGGCCGTCGGGTCTGGGCTTCTTGTGTGTGGTGTCTGCCTCCGTCCAGACACCAGTCTCTGTGGCATTGACTGCAGTCGGGTCatctgaccctgaccctgaccttggatgtggctTGCTCTGGCTCTTCTTAAACTTGGGCAGCCCCTGGGTCCCCCAAGAGGTGGTGTCCTTCGGGACAGGGGTCCTGGGGTTCGGTTAAGTTTCAGAATGTTTCTGAATGGGTAGGATGTGTGACAGTGTTTGTTTAGAGGATGATAGGCTGTATCAAAACTCATATTATGAGAAAGTTTGGGGAAGGACACATTTTCGTTATTTGCTGTCCCTTTAGTCATTGTACCGATTTCAAGGATTATGGACATTTGCTAGAGAaaataggctttttaaaaaaaatatttcagtcaCAAATGAAATTACATCAAAGCCAATTGCCTGCTTTATTAAGTATTTCCCatcattctttcttgtttttaattttgtttcttccttaaatCTCCTTTACTCTAAGAGAAGTCCAGTCTCTGTGTGTGTAGTGTAAAAGAATAGCCTTGTATGTGTGTTATGTGTCTTATGACCCCCAAAAGCATTTAAAGTtacactctttattttttttttaaaatctgagtaaAGGATTTCAACTCCCGTTATTCTTTCCTCATAGTTTCTTTTCACACTTCAATTTTGGGGCTTTTTCCAGGATCTCCACATCTCCCAGAAGTATACAACCCTGGAGAATGACTCTAGCAACGGACAGTTTGGTCCATGCATGGAAGGAGTGAGGGAACGGACTTCTATTTGGGTCCTCTGTGGAGTACTTGAGTGCTGTGTACAAGTACTGAGTACTTGCTGCTTTTTAGGTCCCTGCCCAGTGTCACGTGATGCTCACGTGCTCTCCCAGCTCACATCTGCGCGGCCAGTACTTTCTGCTCATTGCGCTTCTTTGTGGCCAGTTGTGATTCCAGCGTGTTGCCACTTGAGGGCCTTTTAGGTTCTGGTGACAAACCAGAGGATCTCACAGAAGGTTTGCAGGAGAACCGCCCACATGTTGCTGAAACGCGGGACAGCGTGGGTGCAGCGCTGGGCTCCTCTTGGGTGTGGGGGGGTCGTTTGTCGTCATAATAAGTGAGAAcgcaaccccccacccccccacgaACGAGTAAGTGTAGCTGGCCTCACTGTGGTAACTAGCTGAAGAGGAGTTGAGTCCCTGTTGTGGTTTTGTCTCTTTGGAGAGGTGAAACAACCTTAGTTTCTCATGATTGCTGTAGATAGAGAAGGTGAAACTGAGTTACCATTCAAGAAGGGTCTTCTGTGTCTTAGATTCAGGAGAACAGAACATACAGCCtcatttaaaactgtatttatgaTTGTTGAGCTGTAGTTCCAGGGAAGAATTCATCATTCTCTAATGATCTTTTCACTTGGAAGTGAACTGgttttcctttctgcattttaTAGCACCTAAGTGACATGCCCGTGCCCAATTCAATAACATGGATTTCTCCTGACACACCCTCCACTCCTGGGAGAGTCTGGGTTCCCATGCTGACATCGATTGAGTTTTGTCCCAGCTTGCCTTTCAGACTCCAGATTCTACTGATGATGAGGGGAAAACAAAATAACAGACACTCCAGGAAACAAGGCCAAATAATGGTGTCCGTTCTTTAATGAGCCAGGCCATCCTGGCTCCCTTAACCCTTGCTTCTTATTCTCAGTTGTAATTTTTTATCTTACTTACACTGATTAGGTACTTAAACTGGAGAccatcttgtttctttttaatcttaaaactTTGAGGATAGTGTAAAAATTGGAAATTAGGTTTTGTTTTCCTAGTCAGGAAAGGAGCAGGTTTTTGCTGTTTTCCGGACCATCTCATTAGACCCAAAGTGCCTTCCTGAGTCAGGCCTCAGGGGGTGCGGCGTGGGGACCAGCTGGCGCCGGGCTGGCTTTTGCCAAGACCTGTGTGGACCCTGCCTTCACACACCCTTACTCAGAGCTGTGGAGTGTTCCTGGCTGTGGCGGGAGCCCAGCAAGGTGGGTTGGGCCTGTGGCTCTCAACCAGAACCGCCATGTCACTCTAGCAGCCCTCCTCAGGGTGGCTATTTCTGACCTCCTGACTTCTAGATTTAGGTCCTCCGACCTGAACCCAGACAGATGTGCAAAAATTAATTCTGGAAACAAAGGTCACAAAGGCCGGTCTTCTAGGTTACATTGTTTCTTACAGCTTGGCTTATGTGATGGACTGTTTGAAATGTTaaccttttttctctctctctctcttgataACTCTAGTTACCAGAAAAACTCATAAGCAAATACAGCTGGATCAAGCAGTGGAAGCTGGGACTGAAATTTGAGGGGAAGAGCAAGGACCTGGTGGATAAAATTAAGGAGTCCCTCGCTTTACTGAGGAAGAAGGTTCGGAACATGGCAGTTTTCTTTGATAAGTACAGACCTCTGACTCCCGATTGCCCCAGCACACCACTGCTTAGTCCTCACTTAGTGGGTCACaggctgcccaggtggctcagtgataaagaatccgcctgccaatgcaggagacacgagttcagcccctgagtcgggaagattcccctggagaaggaaatggtaacccactgcagtgttcccgcctggagaatcgcatggatggaggagcctggcaggctacagtccatggggttgccatgaatcagacatgactaagcaccaACAGTGGGTTACCACTTGCTCTTGGCTGGATTTTACACAAAGTAATTCTAAACAAACACAAACTCTTCCTCTGAGGTGTTTGGTAAAATGAAGTGGTATCAACATCATACATTCTAGAGGAGATGACatgttaaatgtttaattttctttaaagcaaACCTTACAGATGTAGTCTTCTAAGTCATACTGATAAGTTTCAGGGATATCATTAGTCCATATATCTCTTACAGTATTATCACTGATGTGAATTCTCATTTATTAAATTCTTCCCAATTATGTTCATGTTTTAATATTCCGTCCATATTTATTAggtatgttttcttttatgaCGATTGTCCAGTGCAGTAGATTTAGTAACTTGTCTTTTGAAAACTGTCCTCAGGGTTTCTCTGAAGCAGAATTGTGGGAAGTGACTTGGTCAGTGATTTGGTCATTAAACCCTCCCTCTCCGTGGCTCTCCCCTGTCTTACGTGGGTGGGGTATCCTGCTTGCACGCTGGCCCACATGGACCTCTCTGTTGCTGGCCTCTGAACAGCCTGTAAGCTCTCCTCACCAGGAACCCTGGACTGAGGGCCTGTTAGTTGTTCCAGGCTTCGTAGATGGAGTAGGGAGGGCTGTAAAGAGGTGTCAggcatcatctttcaagactcCTAGCACACACTCCAGTCGTCAGCCTCCTAACTGTGGTCTCCTGCCCCCGTGAGACTTGCAGCCTCACGAGAGACTTCATACACTTCATATGTGCCAGGCTGTACCTGAAGTGTTCTGTGTTATGTAATTGTTACCACCATCAGGGCGCTGTCACTGTggccatcccattttacagacgaggagaGCGGCCTCTTCATTCCTTGGCAGCCAGCGCTGGGCACTGAGCCTGCCACACAGTGGGCATTTGGGAAAGACTTGGTTGAATGAGTGGAGAACCCTAACTTGCTGGAGCCtagtttttatttatgaaaacGAGAAATGTGTGCTAGAAGGACTAGTGATCTAGAAGGACTAGAAGGACTAGTGATAAAGACTTGGGAGCAAGAGAAGGACAGAGGGGGTCTGTTCTTGTTGCCTGTTGACGCAGAACACAGGATTAGAGGGGCTGGAGGCCCACTGCCCCAGGCAGGCCGTGGGTTAGCAGCAGGTGGAGCACAGGGGTCTGGCCTGGGGGAGTGAACAGGAAAGCTTCACCATAGCCGCTGGTAACTGTCCATTTTAACTCTTTTTAAATTCTTGAGAAATTGCTTTATACACCTAATAAAGACACACCTAGTCTGTGGTAACTAGATCTTGATTTAGGGTAATATTAAAGTGATTCCAATTTATAATTATTCCATTAAAATTATTCATTAATTGAGCCAGCCCTGCTAACACCTCGTAGGTGCCAGGCTGTACACTAAAGTGTTGTATATTATGTAATTCTGAGACCAGCAGGGCATTGTGGCTGTGGTTGTGCCCACTTTACAGGTGACGAGACTGCGGCCCTGCAGAGGCCAGCAGCTGCTCAGTGGCGAGGCCCTTGTTCCATCCTGACTCTGATTCCAGAGACGTGCTCTCACCTGCCAGCTTGGTCTACTCCTGGAAAATATGAGATGTTGTAGCTTTCAGAGTCCTGTGGCACAGTTATTACCATTAAAATTTActcttgaattaaaaaatttaatggtTTTGCAGAGGAGCAGTAGTTACTGATTATATACAAGGATTAGTTTTGGGTTGGCATTTCTTATTCGCAAAGAGGTTCTCATAACCATATATTTATAGGGTTTTCTTCTTCACTTAAAGAGTTAGCCTGTGTTAACTGAATACCTGATTGTTATTGTTCGGTCCCTacgtcgtgtcctactctttgtgaccccatggactgcagcacaccaggcttccttgtccttcactacctcccagagtttgctcagattcatgtcaattgagtcagtgatactatctaaccgtctcatcctctgctgcccccttctccttggaTGCCTGattctctcctttatttttaatcagaagtCAATATGAATTTCCTGAGTAGATTTATTCATCTGAAACTGAAGTAAATTTTTAAGAAGTTAGAAGGGTAAGTTTAGTAAACAGGTATTCAGGAGATGCCACAGTTTTCCTTGCCTGTCTTCACGTTATAAGGTTGGCTTGGCATTTCTGGGTGGTATTGGCTGCCATAAGCCCCTTAAAGGGGAGGGGTGATTTCAGCTATGTTCCAGGGCATCATCACACCAGGTCTCTCAAAAGCACGTTCACTCTCCTGCAAATATTTGTGCATTGACTGGTTCCATTTCTTTGCCTGGGAAGATATGAGAGTTGAAATTTCCATTCCATGATCCCAGAGCTTCTCCTTAGTGCAGTATACTTTTGTTTCAGATTACTGGGGAAAGAGCTGAATAAGGAAAGTGTGTGGTCTAAAGAGTACAGTTATTTGAGCTGGAAGCTTGAATGCTGAGCGTTGGTACATGACCTGTGGTTGCCTACctattctgaaaataattttgtgcTCATAGTGTGGGGTTTTACCAGGGACTTTCAGAACAACAATTTAATTACTACGTAACTTGCTTATTATAGTGGGCAAGCCTGGCTGAACTGAGAACTGCAGAAGCAAGGCAGATGGCTTGTGATGAACTGTTCACAAATGAAGAAGAGGAGTACAGCCTCTATGAAGCTGTAAAATTCCTAATGCTGAACAGAGCCATTGAACTCTATGACgataaagagaagggaaaggacgTGCCGtttttctctgtgcttctctTTGCTCGGGATACATCAAGTGACCCTGGTCAGCTGCTGCGGAACCATCTGAACCAGGTGGGGCACACTGGCGGCCTGGAACAGGTGAGTCGTGCCTTGGGGAGTACATTCGCCCAGAGCAGTAGCGTCAGCCATCAACCACTGCCTCAGTTTTTGTGGTCAGGAGCTCAGGAGCTGTGCAGTTGTGTGGTTCTGGCTCAGGATTGCAGTTGAGTCTTGCTCAGGACTGCAGTCTCCGGAGGGCTCGACTGTGGCTGGAGGGTCCACCTCCAGCATGGTGCACACTCACCTGGCTGTTGGCGGGAGGGCTCAGTCCCTCCCTGGTGGTTAGTTCTTCGCTGTGTGGGGCTTTGCATAGGGCTGCTCAAATGTCCTCCTGACACGGCAGCTGGCTTCTCTCAAAAGGTGGTCCAAGAAGACCCCCAGAATGTTCCAGTGCCTTCTATGATCTAACCTTGGAAGTCACTCACTGGCAGTTACACTAGGTTCTGTCTGTCAGAAGCAGATCAGGTCATTCTTCCCACACTCAAGTCAAGCATGCTGAAGAATTGtgagcctgtttttttttttttttttaatttatttatttttaattggaggataattgctttggaatattgtgttggtttctgccatgcatcaacatgaatcagccgagggtatacatatgtcccttcccctttgaacctccctcccacctcccagccctcgAGGGTGAAACTGTTTTATAACCACCATGGTTGTCTCAGCCTGTACTTTCTCCTGTCGTGTGATGGGTGGGACCAGAACCCTTGACTCCAGAAAGAAACCAAGCCCTGGGAAGGAGTCCTCTGAAGGGTCTTGTTTAATCTTGGCTGCTGTCATATTAGGTAGCatcctttaaaaatagaagtgGAGTCACTTTAGCCAGGAGAGCCAGCCTGCTCTTGGATCTTCAGCAGGTAGGCTAAGTTTGGGGTCTCACCCAGACACTCAGTGTGGTGCTTCCCTGTGGGTCCCCCGTTGCTCACCACACTCTGTTTGCTCTCTTTCTTTGATGGGTTCATTACATTGCCCTGAACAGCCTAAGTCCTTTAGTGGAATAGCCAACCATGTGAGAAGCatggttcgtgacattgtacaggagacagggatcaaaaccatccccaagaaaaagaaatgcaaaaagacaaaatggctgtctgaggaggccttatacatagctgtgaaaagaagagaattgaaaagcaaaggagaaaaggaaagatattcccatttgaatgcagagttccaaagaatagcaaggagataaaaaagctttcctcagcgatcagtgcaaagaaatagaagaaaacaatagaatgggaaagactagagatctcttcaagaaaattagagataccaagggaacatttcatgcaaagatgggctcaataagggacagaaatgctTCTGTtagcagaagcaaaagatataagaggtggcaagaatacacagaagaactgtacaaaaaagatcttcacgacccagataatcatgatggggtgatcactcacctagagccagacatcctggaatgtgaagtcaagtgggccttaggaagcatcgctacgagcaaagctagaggaggtgatggaattccaattgagctatttcaaatcctgaaagatgatgctgtgaaagtgctgcactcaacatgtcagcaaatttggaaaactcagcagtggccacagggctggaaaaggtcagttttcattccaatcccaaagaaaagcaatgctgaagaatgttcagactgctgcacaattgtactcatctcacacgctagtaaagtaatgctcataattctccaagccaggcttcagcagtatgttaactgtgaacttccagatgttcaaattggttttagaaaaggcagaggaaccagagatcaagttgccaacatccactggatcatggaaaaagcaagggagttccagaaaaacatctatttctgctttattgactatgccaaagcctttgactgtgtgtatcacaaaaactgtggaaaattctgaaagagatgggaataccagaccacctgacctgcctcttgagaaacctgtacgcaggtcaggaagcaacagttagaactggacatggaccaacagactggtttcatataggaaaaggagtacgtcaaggctgtatattttcaccctgcttatttaacttatatgcagagcatatgagaaacgctgggctggatgaagcacaaactgcaatcaagattgtcgggagaaatatcaataacctcagatacgcagatgacaccacccttatggcagaaagtgaagaggaactaaagagcgtcttgatgaaagtgaaagaggagagtgaaaaaattgacttaaagctgaacattcagaaaactaagatcatggcatctggtctcatcactttatgggaaatagatggggagacagtggaaatagtggctgactttagttttttgggctccaaaatcactgcagatggtgactgcagccatgaaattaaaagacgcttactccttggaagggaaattatgaccaatctagatagcatattaaaaagcagagacattactttgtcaacaaaggtccatctagtcaagtctatggtttttccagtggtcatgtatgcatgtgagagttggactttaaagaaagctgagcaccaaaaaattggtacttttgaactgcggtgttggagaagactcttgagagtcccttggactgcacagagatcagtcctgggtgttcattggaaggactgatgttgaagctgaaactccaatactctggccacctgttgcgaagcgctgactcatttgaaaagaccctgatgctgcgaaagattgagggcaggaggagaaggggaggacagaggatgagatggttggatggcatcactgacataatggacatgagtttgggtaaactccaggagttcgtgatggataaggggcctggcatgctgtggtcattgggtcgcagagagtcggacacaactgagtgactgaactgagctaatcTGAGAAGCATCAAGGCTTTCCATTCAGAGTGCCACTTTCCTGCCTGCACGGCTGACTTGGAGCTTGCCTTTTACTGGTTACACAGGAAGAGCTTAAGATGGCGGTCACTGCTGAGTCAGCCAGGATCGAAgataaactcttttaaaaaaagttgtttGTGCTCGAAATCTGAGTTACTTAGGTCTTTTGAACTGCTGCAGAGAGCTTGCACTAACAAGCCTGGTAGAGCATAGTTTGCGTATTAGACTTCTGTTAGTCCTTTCTGAGTCCCCACAAGTCTGCTGTAACATGTTTAAATAGCAGTTTTGTTGAAATATCATGTACATACCAGTTTACCCCTTTGAAGTGTGTAACTCAGTGGATTTTAGTATGTTTGTAGAGTTTTGCAGCCATCGTGGAGTCTAACTTTAGACCATTTtatcactcctaaaggaaacctCATACCCTCATTCCCCTTTctccagccctaggcaaccactaactTACTTTCTGTTTTTACAGACTTATCTATCCTgagcatttcatgtaaatggaattttataatatgtggtcttttatgactggcttctttGAGCCTAATGTCTTCCAGATTCATCACTATTGCagcatgtatcaatacttcattcctttttattgacaaataatattccattgtatggatgtatcaCATTTTATACATCCACtttggttgtttccactttttggtgaTTGTGAATAATCCTGCTGTGAACAtcatgtacaagttttttgcAGGACAtatgtttttaattctcttgagTATATGTTAATCTGGGAGTGGAACTTCTGGGCCACATGGCAATTCTTTGTTTAAaactttgaggaactgccaaactttttAAAAGCAGCTGCATTCTTTTATATCCCCACCAGCAATGTTTCAGAGTtccatttcttcacatccttgccacatttttttaaaattgaggtgaaGTTCATATAACACCAaagtaaccattttaaagtgtacaattcactCACTTTCGTAGATTTGCAGCATTGTGTGACCTTTACCTGTGCCAAGTtcccttgaaagaaagaaaacctggtGCCTGGGAGTCAGTCTCTCCCTGTGATCATCTGTTTATTTGATTGTAGCTATTGCAGTGGGTGGGAAGTGGTGTCTCATTATGGGTTTGAAATGCGTTCCCCTGATGACTTTGCATGTACTTAGTGGTATTTgcatgtcatctttggagaagaaTCTGTTCTATTCAACTCCTTTGGCCAGTTTTTAGACTGGTTATTGGCTTTTTTATTGTCAAGTTGAGAGGTTCTTAATGTATTCAAACCACAAGTCCCTTATGAGACATATGACCCCTTCTTGATGACGTGCTTGATTATAGTGACCCATACAGAACGGCAGGACCCACACAAGCAGCAGGACTGGGGCTGGGCCACAGCAGGAAGAAGGGCTCAGGCCAAGGCGCTGTGCCCCGTGGGGACCCCGGAGCAGGAGTCGGGGGCCAGCCGCATCCTTCAGCCTTTGTTCTCCCCGCAGGTCGAGATGTTCCTCCTGGCCTACGCCGTGCGCCACACCATCCGGGTGTACCGGCTCTCCAAGTACGGCACCGAGGAGTTCATCACGGTCTACCCCACCGACCCCCCCGGGGACTGGCCGGTGGTGACCCTGATCGCCGAGGACGACCGGCACTACAACGTCCCCGTC
The Muntiacus reevesi chromosome 14, mMunRee1.1, whole genome shotgun sequence DNA segment above includes these coding regions:
- the OTULIN gene encoding ubiquitin thioesterase otulin; its protein translation is MSRGTMPQPGAWPGASCAEKPAWEAGAAAPEGGKSAAGGPPRVAVRCPSEHEEDMYRAADEIEKEKELLIHERGSSEPRLSVAPEMDIMDYCKKEWRGNTQKATCMKKGYEEVSQKFTSIRRVRGDNYCALRATLFQAMSQPTVLPSWLQDPELTLLPEKLISKYSWIKQWKLGLKFEGKSKDLVDKIKESLALLRKKWASLAELRTAEARQMACDELFTNEEEEYSLYEAVKFLMLNRAIELYDDKEKGKDVPFFSVLLFARDTSSDPGQLLRNHLNQVGHTGGLEQVEMFLLAYAVRHTIRVYRLSKYGTEEFITVYPTDPPGDWPVVTLIAEDDRHYNVPVRVCEETSL